The DNA window AATGTCATTACCCAATAAGCAAGTGCGGCTGCCGCAAGGCGGGCGGGGTCGTCCGGCGCGATATAGACGAGCTCGAACCAGGCAAAGGCGAGAAAAAGCAGAACTGCGGCGCGATAGCCGAGCTTTTCCGGGAGATGGAACCAGCCAGACCTTCCGGTCAGCCTCACGAAGAGCCGCCATGGGCCATACCACGGGTTCAGCCAAGCCCAAAGGTTGCCGAGCAAGCCCTGTACCAGAGTGAGCCCCACCCACAGCAGCGTCCAAATCGTGAGTGGAAGGGGATTCGCCAGCGGATCGCGGCTGCCGGAGACGCCTGCATAAAGAAGACCGACGTAAAGAAGAAATGAGAGGAAGCTGGTCTGTGCGCGGCCGTCAAAGGGGACCTTGCCAAGGGAAACGCGTCGCGAGAAGAGCCGCATCAGCGGCAAAGGCGGCAGGAACGCCAATGCGAGAAAGCTCGCCGCCACGGCGATGGCGCCACCCAGCATGTAGAACTGTGTGGGCAAGAGGAGCACATGGCCGCGCTCCGAAGCATGCGCAAGGGCATGCCCGTTTTGAGAGAGAGACGCGGACAGTGTGCAGGTTAGAGAAAGAAAGACGCGGCGGATGATCGTAGATCGCATCCGGCCAATCTGGCCGAGGATATCCCGCTTGAAAAGGCGCGCCGTGCAGACACCGCTCCAGCGCGCCTTGACGTTCTTACATCCCGAGCAGGACTTTGGCTTCCGCCAGGGTCGCCTCGGAGGCGGCATGGTTGCCGGCTTGGTGCTCCTGCTCGCCTCTGGCACGCAGTTCCATGACCTTTGCCCTATCTTCTTCCGAGAGCTGGGCGTTGGGTAGGGCGGCGTCTATTTCGGCCATGAGGGCAGGGCATTGGTTGGCGAGCGCCGTCGCCGGAAAGGCGAGCAGCGACAGCACTATCAGGGCAGAACGCAACATCGGAAATCCTCCTCCATGCCGGCCGCGGTGTTCTCCGCGTTCGCAACGGCACAAAACAATATCCTGGCAAGACGCACCGTGAAAGATGTGCGGGGGTCACGTTTGCGCGAGCCCCGCCGACGAGGCCTTATTGCGGTCGTGGCCGGCCAAGCGCTTCAGCCCCTCCCGTTTCAAGGCCTTGCCGATCCCAAGACGGGCGGCCAGGTCTGCTGCGTTGAAAGGGGCATGCACCTTTGCGTCATTGTCGAAATAAACATAGACGTCGCGTCCCGCCGGCTGCGGTTTCGTCGGTGAGAGTACGCGGTTGGCGTCCACAGGTTCCCTGCCTTTCACCCAAGCCTTTATTCGCGTCGCCCAACGATCGAGCGCCTCGTCGTCGTAGCCGCTCGAATAAAGGTGTTCGGACCCATGGAGGCGGCAATAGATGAAGTCCGCAGCAACGTCCATCAGCAGGGGCCAGTCCGGCGTGTCTGCACACACCAGCGCTATGTTGTAGCGGCGCAGAAGATCAATGAATGCGCCGGTGCAAAAGCTGTCATGCCTGATCTCTACCGCGTGGCGTATCGGCTGGCTGATACCGGCTTCGGTCCAGGCACGGCCCTCGAGGCGCCGATCATGCCTGCGGGCCAAGGCTGCTGCTGCTTCGGTGTCGCTCGGGAGTAGCTTGAAGAATGCCTCGAACCGCTCCGGATCGAACTTCATGCGCGGTGGAAACTGCCACAGGATTGGCCCGAGCTTCGGCCCGAGGCGCAGGGGACCTGACGCAAGGAAATTGGCGAGCGGCGTTTCCACACCGTTCAGCCGCTTCATGTGCGTGATGTAGCGCGATCCTTTGATGGCGAAGACGAAATCATCCGGTGTCTCGCCACACCAGCGGGCAAAGCTCTCGGGACGTTGCATGCCGTAGAACGTGCCATTGATCTCGAGAGTACGAAAATGCTCCGCCGCATAAGCAAGCTCGCGCTTCTGGGGCAGGCCTTCAGGATAGAACACGCCGCGCCAGGGTTTGTAGGTCCAGCCAGAAATGCCGATGCGGATCGTACCTTGCTTCTGCATTCGCCCGTCCGGGGGGCACGATTGCCTCCTCACCGGAACGACCCTGTGGCGGCTTCGTTCCAAAGGCAGTCCGCCGGGCACCTGGCCCTTTCTCATCCTCACGTCATAGCAGGCGAGCCGGCAAGCTCCACCGCCGGCCCGCAGGGTTAGTGCTGACGAAGTCGCTTGCGGGCCGGGGAGGGAAACATCCCCGCCTGGGCTAACGCTGAGCCGAGAGCGATTCCAATACTCGCAGTCAGTCTCGTAGCTGTGCGTTGATCTCCGTCAGCCTCCGCTGACGTGCTTGGCCCCGCGTATCAGGCTCGGCGAAACCGGAGGCGAGAATGACGGCCGTCGTGGTTGCCGCGCGCCCAGCCTCCTCCAGTGCGCCACCGCCCGATCGGCGGCAATGCCGAAGACGGATTGGGCCTTCGGCGGATGGGAAAGATGGCCGGAAAAGCCCATCCCTATAGATTGCGCATGACAAAGCTTGACGAGGCGCCTGCCCGCTCAGTCGCGCCGACCTCGGCCACGGAGCGCGGGTTCATCAGCGCCTCATCGGCCAGTGTTTGACTCGTTGCTGGCCGCATTACGGCGTGCTCAATCGATGTCGAGGCGGACCGGAATTGTGCCGCATTCCGGCTCGCCGAACTGAGCAGTTTCGGAGAAGGTACTGGGCCTGCATATCCGTCGGTCTTGTCCTCGATGCGTGCCAGGCTGATGGCTTGGCACCGTTGGCCGCGAGATCGTGCAAGTTCATCCCCGCCGGGCTTTTTCCGGTTCGAGGGGGCGTGCTTCCGAAGCAAGCATCACA is part of the Chelativorans sp. AA-79 genome and encodes:
- a CDS encoding DUF72 domain-containing protein, encoding MQKQGTIRIGISGWTYKPWRGVFYPEGLPQKRELAYAAEHFRTLEINGTFYGMQRPESFARWCGETPDDFVFAIKGSRYITHMKRLNGVETPLANFLASGPLRLGPKLGPILWQFPPRMKFDPERFEAFFKLLPSDTEAAAALARRHDRRLEGRAWTEAGISQPIRHAVEIRHDSFCTGAFIDLLRRYNIALVCADTPDWPLLMDVAADFIYCRLHGSEHLYSSGYDDEALDRWATRIKAWVKGREPVDANRVLSPTKPQPAGRDVYVYFDNDAKVHAPFNAADLAARLGIGKALKREGLKRLAGHDRNKASSAGLAQT